In one Mesorhizobium australicum genomic region, the following are encoded:
- a CDS encoding IclR family transcriptional regulator has product MSTTVEKALKVLELLSTYGEPVKLVDLSRALNMNKSTTYRLLEKMSQLGYVRQESDSSRYMLTTRMWAIGVRAFRNFDLRAWTRRHLEELEREIEETAVLAVLEGVDVVIIDKRESAQAVQTMSVLGSRTPIHCSSLGKALLMGDMENLLPKLPRLRKFTDKTITTLPALRKEIEAARETGVAEAYDEYAIGVSGVSAPIHGVDGALLGVIGISLPTSRAKPPHLDKIRKAVRDHADRLSKALGGID; this is encoded by the coding sequence TTGTCGACTACAGTTGAGAAGGCGCTGAAGGTACTGGAGCTGCTGTCGACCTATGGAGAGCCGGTGAAGCTGGTCGACCTGTCGCGTGCGCTGAACATGAACAAGAGCACGACCTATCGTCTGCTCGAGAAGATGTCTCAGCTGGGCTATGTGCGCCAGGAAAGTGACAGCAGCCGCTACATGCTGACGACGCGCATGTGGGCGATCGGCGTTCGCGCCTTCCGCAATTTCGACCTGCGCGCCTGGACCCGGCGGCATCTCGAGGAACTGGAGCGCGAGATCGAGGAGACGGCGGTGCTGGCCGTTCTGGAGGGCGTGGACGTCGTCATCATCGACAAGCGCGAATCGGCCCAGGCGGTGCAGACCATGTCTGTGCTCGGAAGCCGCACGCCGATCCATTGCTCGTCCCTCGGCAAGGCGCTCCTGATGGGCGATATGGAAAACCTGCTTCCCAAGCTGCCGCGCCTGCGCAAATTCACCGACAAGACGATCACGACCCTGCCGGCCCTGCGCAAGGAGATCGAAGCGGCGAGGGAGACGGGCGTCGCGGAAGCCTATGACGAGTATGCGATCGGCGTCAGCGGCGTGTCCGCACCGATCCACGGCGTCGATGGCGCGCTGCTTGGGGTCATCGGCATCTCGCTGCCGACGAGCCGGGCCAAGCCGCCGCATCTCGACAAGATCCGCAAAGCGGTCCGCGATCACGCCGACCGGCTGAGCAAGGCGCTCGGCGGTATCGACTGA
- a CDS encoding rhodanese-like domain-containing protein — protein MPSTITTGYKALLERANAEVEAIDAATAITLLGNEDYVLVDLRDPRELKRDGKIPGAFHCPRGMLEFWIDPDSPYAKEVFQQDKTFVFYCASGWRSALSAKTAQDMGLSPVRHIAGGISAWKAAGGRVDMPE, from the coding sequence ATGCCGTCCACGATCACGACCGGATACAAGGCGCTGTTGGAGCGTGCGAACGCAGAGGTCGAAGCGATCGACGCGGCTACGGCGATCACGCTTCTGGGCAATGAGGACTATGTGCTGGTGGACCTGCGCGACCCGCGGGAACTCAAGCGCGACGGCAAGATTCCCGGCGCGTTCCATTGCCCGCGCGGCATGCTCGAATTCTGGATCGATCCGGACAGCCCCTACGCCAAGGAGGTCTTCCAGCAGGACAAGACCTTCGTCTTCTACTGCGCCTCCGGCTGGCGCTCGGCGCTGTCTGCAAAGACGGCGCAGGACATGGGCCTTTCGCCGGTCCGCCACATCGCCGGCGGCATCAGCGCCTGGAAGGCGGCCGGCGGCCGTGTGGACATGCCGGAATGA